A window of Kribbella voronezhensis genomic DNA:
AACAGCGTCGCGGAACTGATGCTGAATTTGGTGCAACCAAATCCACATCAGCGACGTCAACAGTAATGGATCGGTGCGTCTCGCGCCGGACGACAGGGTGGGTCGGCAACAGACGGGTCGGTCCATCAGCTAGTGGGCTCGAAGGTTCGAACGTCATTAACCGTTCGTTCACGCGAGTCCTGGAACTTGGGGAGCCACATGACTGTCAACAGCGCCACGATAGCGGGGCAAGGGAGCAGCGTCTCCCGAGCGGCTGTCGACACATCTTCCACCATGGAAGGGGCCATGACCGGCTGCGGTGCTCGGACGGACATCTTCCAGCACCGCTTGATGGAAGAGCCACCACCTGCCTCCGCCACCCGGCGGACCAGGGAGCGCTACGAGCAACTGGTCCGCGAGGCCAAGGCGCTCTGCGCATCCTGCCCGCTGTTCACCGACTGCCTGTTCAGCGCGGTCGCCGAGCACGATGTCAGCGGTTTCGTCGCCGGGACCACGGCGGCGCAGCGCAGGTCGATGCGTAACCTGCTGGACGTCGAGGTGCAGGCCGACGACTTCGACCAGCTGGCCGGCGCCCGGGGGACGCGCCGCCCGGTGAGCCACGAAGAAGTACTACGCCTGCGGACGCAGTACCCGAACGACAGCCTCGAATCCCTGGCCATGCGGCTGGGATGCTCGCTGTCGACGGTGAAGCGCCACCTGCGCAGGGCCCGGCGCGGCCAGAGCCCCGCCAGCAAGGCCCCGCGTCGCCGCCCGGAGGTCAGCGCCGTCCTGGACGCGTTCGACGCCGTGGTGGACCAGCCCTGCCA
This region includes:
- a CDS encoding WhiB family transcriptional regulator produces the protein MTVNSATIAGQGSSVSRAAVDTSSTMEGAMTGCGARTDIFQHRLMEEPPPASATRRTRERYEQLVREAKALCASCPLFTDCLFSAVAEHDVSGFVAGTTAAQRRSMRNLLDVEVQADDFDQLAGARGTRRPVSHEEVLRLRTQYPNDSLESLAMRLGCSLSTVKRHLRRARRGQSPASKAPRRRPEVSAVLDAFDAVVDQPCQAPRPGTTRVA